Proteins encoded together in one Prochlorococcus marinus str. MIT 9211 window:
- a CDS encoding DNA-3-methyladenine glycosylase, translating into MAPDLIGCLLIKQQPNHKPLWGVIVETEAYSESEPACHGYKKRTPKNETLFGPPGRFYIYLCYGMYYCVNVVTDKANWANGVLLRSIALPNEDERIASGPGLLAKRFGFNLEHDKYLITAEKMFWLAESTSAIKMKEVINTTRVGVSKAKDLPWRWYLQNSRSVSKRAKGDRCPPISQAWKPTLKES; encoded by the coding sequence GTGGCACCTGATTTAATTGGTTGCTTACTTATTAAGCAACAGCCTAATCACAAGCCACTATGGGGAGTAATCGTCGAGACTGAGGCTTATTCAGAGTCTGAGCCTGCATGTCATGGTTATAAAAAAAGGACTCCGAAAAATGAAACTCTTTTTGGACCGCCAGGTCGATTTTATATATACCTATGTTATGGCATGTATTACTGCGTAAACGTCGTTACAGATAAAGCAAACTGGGCAAATGGTGTACTTCTTAGATCCATTGCCTTGCCTAATGAAGATGAACGGATTGCATCAGGGCCTGGTTTATTGGCAAAAAGGTTTGGATTCAATCTTGAACATGATAAGTATTTAATAACAGCTGAAAAAATGTTTTGGCTAGCTGAAAGCACATCAGCCATCAAAATGAAAGAAGTTATCAACACAACCAGAGTCGGTGTTTCAAAGGCCAAAGATTTGCCATGGAGGTGGTATCTGCAAAATAGTCGTAGCGTAAGCAAGCGAGCAAAAGGAGATCGTTGCCCACCAATTTCCCAAGCATGGAAACCAACTCTTAAGGAAAGCTAA
- the aroC gene encoding chorismate synthase, translating into MGSSFGDLFRISTFGESHGGGVGVILEGCPPRLAIDVDAIQAELDRRRPGQSKITTPRNEVDQVEILSGLVDNKTLGTPISMVVRNKDFRPNDYGEMQNIFRPSHADGTYHLKYGVQAASGGGRASARETIGRVAAGAIAKQLLRKVNQTEVLAWVKRIHTIEADVDPNSVQIKDIESNIVRCPDPKIAKLMVERIEEVSRDGDSCGGVIECIVRNPPAGLGMPVFDKLEADLAKALMSLPASKGFEIGSGFSGTFLKGSEHNDAFIPSGKGILRTATNNSGGIQGGISNGELIVLRVAFKPTATIRKDQKTVDSDGKERTLSAKGRHDPCVLPRAVPMVESMVALVLADHLLRQQGQCGLWQ; encoded by the coding sequence ATGGGCAGCAGTTTTGGAGATCTTTTTCGAATAAGTACTTTTGGAGAGTCTCATGGAGGAGGGGTGGGTGTAATTTTGGAGGGTTGCCCTCCTAGGCTTGCAATAGATGTTGATGCAATTCAGGCAGAACTGGATAGGAGGAGACCAGGACAAAGCAAAATTACAACCCCTAGAAATGAAGTTGACCAAGTAGAAATCTTGAGTGGGCTTGTTGACAACAAAACTTTAGGCACACCAATATCGATGGTCGTTAGGAATAAAGATTTCCGACCAAATGACTATGGGGAAATGCAAAATATTTTTAGGCCTTCCCATGCAGATGGAACTTATCATTTGAAATATGGAGTCCAAGCTGCTAGTGGTGGAGGGAGAGCTTCTGCTCGAGAAACGATTGGTCGTGTAGCTGCTGGAGCAATTGCGAAACAATTACTTAGAAAAGTCAATCAGACGGAAGTTTTGGCATGGGTGAAACGAATTCACACTATTGAGGCTGATGTGGATCCAAATTCTGTTCAGATTAAAGATATTGAATCGAATATTGTTCGATGTCCTGATCCCAAAATTGCAAAACTGATGGTTGAAAGAATTGAAGAAGTTAGTCGGGATGGAGACTCTTGTGGTGGAGTTATTGAATGCATTGTGCGTAATCCTCCAGCAGGATTGGGAATGCCTGTCTTTGACAAATTAGAAGCTGATTTAGCCAAGGCATTGATGTCATTACCTGCAAGCAAGGGCTTTGAAATTGGATCAGGATTTAGTGGCACTTTTCTGAAAGGAAGTGAACATAATGACGCTTTTATTCCTTCAGGTAAAGGCATTTTGAGAACAGCGACTAATAATTCTGGAGGCATACAAGGTGGGATTAGTAATGGAGAGTTAATTGTTTTAAGAGTTGCCTTTAAACCCACAGCCACAATTCGCAAAGATCAAAAGACTGTTGATTCTGACGGGAAGGAAAGAACATTGTCAGCCAAAGGAAGACATGATCCATGTGTTTTGCCAAGAGCAGTACCTATGGTGGAATCTATGGTGGCATTAGTTTTGGCTGATCATCTTTTAAGACAGCAAGGTCAATGCGGCCTTTGGCAGTAA
- the ftsH3 gene encoding ATP-dependent zinc metalloprotease FtsH3, translating into MNKRWRNIALYFLMVVVVIFVGTALLDKPTETRDSRTLRYSDFIEAIQEDQISRVMLSPDNGTAQIVENDGSRAEVTLAPDQDLLKLLTEHNVDIAVQPTRQAGPWQQAASSLIFPIILLGGLFFLFRRAQGGAGGNPAMSFGKSKARLQMEPSTQVTFRDVAGIEGAKLELAEVVDFLKSPDRFTAVGAKIPKGVLLVGPPGTGKTLLAKAVAGEAAVPFFSISGSEFVEMFVGVGASRVRDLFEQAKKNAPCIVFIDEIDAVGRQRGAGLGGGNDEREQTLNQLLTEMDGFEGNTGIIIVAATNRPDVLDSALMRPGRFDRQVVVDRPDYSGRLQILKVHAREKTLSKAVDLDQVARRTPGFTGADLANLLNEAAILAARRELSEVSNDEVSDAIERVMAGPEKKDRVMSDRRKRLVAYHEAGHALVGALMPDYDPVQKISIIPRGQAGGLTFFTPSEERMESGLYSRSYLHNQMAVALGGRVAEEIVYGEDEVTTGASNDLKQVAQVARQMVTRFGMSDKLGPVALGRSQGGMFLGRDIASERDFSEDTAATIDEEVSQLVDMAYKRATKVLTNNRQVLDQLAEMLVEKETVNSEDLQDLLIQSQVEVAEYA; encoded by the coding sequence TTGAACAAACGCTGGAGAAACATAGCCCTCTACTTCCTAATGGTAGTAGTAGTAATTTTTGTTGGGACTGCCTTATTAGATAAGCCCACAGAAACTCGTGATTCAAGAACTTTGCGATACAGCGACTTTATTGAAGCAATCCAAGAGGATCAAATCAGCAGAGTCATGCTCTCTCCAGATAATGGAACTGCACAAATAGTTGAGAATGACGGTTCTCGTGCTGAAGTAACCCTTGCTCCTGATCAAGACCTGCTGAAACTGCTTACTGAACACAATGTTGATATCGCTGTTCAGCCAACACGTCAAGCTGGTCCATGGCAGCAAGCTGCAAGTAGCCTTATTTTCCCAATAATTCTTTTAGGTGGATTATTTTTTCTGTTTAGACGAGCTCAAGGGGGTGCAGGAGGCAATCCTGCTATGAGTTTTGGTAAGAGCAAGGCTAGATTACAAATGGAACCATCAACTCAAGTAACTTTTAGAGATGTTGCTGGTATTGAAGGAGCGAAATTAGAACTTGCTGAAGTAGTCGACTTTTTAAAAAGTCCCGACCGATTTACAGCAGTGGGAGCCAAGATTCCTAAGGGTGTACTTTTGGTTGGCCCACCAGGTACAGGGAAAACTCTTTTAGCAAAAGCAGTCGCTGGAGAAGCAGCCGTGCCTTTCTTCTCAATTTCAGGCTCAGAGTTTGTAGAAATGTTTGTTGGAGTAGGCGCTAGCAGAGTAAGAGATTTATTTGAACAAGCTAAAAAAAATGCCCCCTGCATAGTCTTTATTGATGAGATTGATGCTGTTGGACGCCAAAGAGGTGCTGGGCTTGGTGGTGGGAATGATGAACGGGAGCAAACCCTTAATCAATTACTAACTGAAATGGATGGATTTGAAGGTAATACAGGAATAATCATAGTTGCAGCCACTAATAGACCAGATGTTCTTGACTCAGCTCTTATGAGACCTGGTCGTTTTGACAGACAAGTTGTTGTCGACCGTCCTGACTATTCAGGTCGTCTGCAAATACTAAAAGTACATGCCCGAGAAAAAACGCTATCTAAAGCAGTAGATCTCGACCAAGTAGCAAGGAGGACCCCTGGCTTTACTGGAGCAGATCTTGCAAATTTACTAAATGAAGCCGCAATTCTGGCTGCTAGAAGAGAGCTAAGTGAGGTTAGCAATGATGAAGTAAGTGATGCTATTGAACGTGTTATGGCAGGCCCTGAGAAGAAAGATCGTGTAATGAGTGACCGTAGAAAAAGGCTTGTCGCTTATCACGAAGCGGGACATGCCTTAGTTGGGGCACTGATGCCTGACTATGATCCAGTCCAGAAAATTTCTATTATTCCTAGAGGCCAAGCAGGAGGCTTGACTTTCTTTACCCCAAGCGAAGAGCGCATGGAGTCAGGTCTGTACTCACGGTCTTATTTACATAATCAAATGGCTGTAGCACTTGGTGGAAGAGTTGCCGAGGAAATAGTCTATGGCGAAGATGAAGTAACTACTGGAGCCTCTAACGATCTTAAACAGGTTGCTCAAGTGGCCAGACAAATGGTTACTCGATTTGGAATGAGCGACAAACTAGGGCCTGTTGCATTGGGACGATCCCAAGGAGGAATGTTTCTTGGCCGTGATATTGCCTCGGAAAGAGATTTTTCTGAAGATACAGCAGCAACGATAGACGAAGAAGTCTCTCAATTAGTTGATATGGCATACAAAAGAGCCACAAAAGTTCTTACTAATAACCGACAAGTGCTTGATCAACTTGCCGAAATGCTTGTTGAGAAAGAAACAGTTAATTCAGAAGATTTACAGGACTTGTTAATTCAAAGTCAAGTAGAAGTTGCAGAGTATGCATAA
- the coaBC gene encoding bifunctional phosphopantothenoylcysteine decarboxylase/phosphopantothenate--cysteine ligase CoaBC, protein MKTKESSHLKGRKILVISTGSIAAVKTPLLVSSLIKEGAEVRCVVSPSASQLISPLSLATLSRSRCYQDKDQWDPSEPKPLHIALAEWAEVVVIAPLSASSLARWVNGLAEGLAASILLACEKPIIAAAAMNTGMWHNEGVQRNWIALQKYSNVLTLSPSEGLLACDRIGDGRMINPEMIQLALESTVIQMKKDPSLSKDWEGYKLLVTAGPTIEDIDAARYLTNRSSGNMGVLIAQAAKFRGANVDLIHGPLQISDSFLEGLETYQIRSAVDMQKMLNELQSDSNAIAMTAAISDIRSKGGSLETKVNKESLIDSIKDSFELVPDLISDLIKKRPKNQVILGFTALTGSDQKVKKGGELKKSKKGCDLLFANPIDKPNQGFDSEFNGGWLLGPNDRALSIPVASKLSIAHLLLDELLKILKKTSKKNN, encoded by the coding sequence ATGAAGACTAAAGAATCAAGCCACTTAAAAGGTAGAAAAATCCTTGTAATATCCACTGGAAGCATAGCTGCAGTAAAGACACCATTACTAGTTAGTAGCTTGATCAAAGAAGGTGCCGAAGTTCGGTGTGTAGTTAGTCCAAGTGCATCTCAATTAATCAGTCCATTATCTCTTGCAACCCTTAGCAGGAGCCGCTGCTACCAAGACAAGGATCAATGGGATCCATCTGAACCCAAGCCTCTTCATATCGCTCTAGCCGAGTGGGCCGAAGTAGTTGTAATTGCTCCATTAAGTGCTTCATCCCTAGCAAGATGGGTTAATGGATTAGCCGAAGGGCTAGCCGCCAGTATCCTCTTGGCATGCGAAAAGCCAATTATTGCAGCAGCTGCAATGAACACAGGCATGTGGCACAACGAAGGAGTACAGCGTAATTGGATCGCACTTCAAAAATATTCAAATGTATTAACTTTGAGCCCATCTGAAGGGCTATTAGCTTGTGACCGAATTGGTGATGGAAGGATGATTAATCCAGAGATGATTCAATTAGCCCTAGAAAGCACAGTAATTCAAATGAAAAAGGATCCCTCACTTTCAAAAGACTGGGAAGGATACAAATTACTTGTGACTGCAGGACCAACTATTGAGGATATAGATGCAGCAAGATATCTGACAAATAGGAGTAGTGGGAATATGGGTGTCCTAATTGCACAAGCAGCAAAGTTCCGTGGCGCAAATGTTGATTTGATCCACGGTCCTTTACAAATATCAGACTCTTTTTTAGAAGGCCTGGAAACCTATCAAATTAGAAGTGCGGTTGACATGCAAAAAATGTTGAATGAGCTTCAATCTGATTCAAATGCAATTGCTATGACAGCAGCCATCTCAGATATCCGATCAAAAGGAGGGTCTTTAGAAACCAAAGTCAATAAAGAGTCTCTGATTGATTCAATCAAAGACTCTTTTGAACTAGTCCCAGACCTAATTAGTGACTTAATAAAAAAACGACCAAAAAATCAAGTGATTCTAGGATTTACAGCATTAACAGGAAGCGATCAAAAAGTAAAAAAAGGCGGAGAGCTGAAAAAATCTAAGAAAGGCTGCGATCTTCTATTCGCCAATCCTATTGACAAGCCTAATCAAGGCTTTGATTCTGAATTTAATGGAGGCTGGTTACTTGGTCCTAACGACAGGGCGCTATCAATACCTGTAGCGTCAAAATTATCCATTGCGCATCTATTACTTGACGAACTATTAAAAATCCTGAAAAAGACATCAAAAAAAAATAATTAA
- the sat gene encoding sulfate adenylyltransferase produces MTSNQSHPKRQSEVIAPYGGSLVDLMLPKADQEKVKKNVRGKLECSDRNACDIELLVIGGFSPLRGFMLKDDYESVIKNHRTTSGDLFGLPIVMDTDREDLVIGDQVLLTYKGQDIAVLKIEEKWEPDKMLEAKGCYGTTSLEHPAVRMIAMQRKRFYLGGAVHGLELPKRVFPCKTPAELRKELPKDEDVVAFQCRNPIHRAHYELFTRALDADNVSKNAVVLVHPTCGPTQEDDIAGEVRFQTYERLASEVNNPRIKWAYLPYSMHMAGPREALQHMIIRRNYGCTHFIIGRDMAGCKSSLNGDDFYGPYEAQDFAKKYSTELSMDTVPSLNLVFTEEEGYVTAEHAKSCNLHIKKLSGTEFRKMLRNGEDIPEWFAFKSVVEVLRKA; encoded by the coding sequence ATGACCTCTAATCAATCACATCCTAAAAGGCAGTCTGAGGTTATAGCACCATACGGAGGCTCTCTTGTTGATTTAATGCTTCCAAAAGCTGATCAAGAAAAAGTCAAAAAAAATGTTAGAGGAAAATTAGAATGCTCCGATCGCAATGCATGTGATATTGAATTACTTGTAATTGGAGGTTTTTCCCCATTAAGAGGATTCATGTTGAAGGATGATTATGAATCTGTAATCAAAAATCATAGAACTACGTCCGGGGACTTATTTGGTTTACCTATTGTGATGGATACTGATCGCGAAGATCTTGTCATCGGTGATCAAGTATTACTTACATATAAAGGCCAAGATATTGCAGTTCTAAAAATCGAAGAAAAATGGGAACCAGATAAAATGCTTGAAGCAAAAGGCTGCTATGGAACCACATCTCTAGAACATCCTGCAGTCAGAATGATTGCAATGCAAAGAAAACGTTTTTATTTAGGTGGCGCAGTTCATGGGTTAGAGCTTCCAAAAAGAGTGTTTCCATGTAAAACACCTGCAGAGCTTAGAAAAGAATTGCCAAAGGATGAAGATGTAGTTGCCTTTCAATGTCGGAACCCAATCCATAGAGCTCATTATGAACTCTTCACTAGAGCTCTTGATGCAGATAATGTGAGTAAAAATGCAGTTGTATTAGTTCATCCAACATGTGGTCCTACTCAAGAAGACGACATCGCAGGTGAAGTTCGTTTTCAAACTTATGAAAGGCTTGCATCTGAAGTTAATAATCCAAGAATAAAATGGGCTTACCTGCCATATTCAATGCATATGGCAGGTCCTAGAGAAGCTCTGCAACATATGATTATTCGTCGGAATTACGGCTGTACACATTTCATCATTGGGAGAGATATGGCTGGGTGCAAATCAAGTCTTAATGGAGATGACTTTTATGGTCCATATGAAGCTCAAGATTTTGCTAAAAAGTATTCCACTGAACTGAGTATGGACACTGTCCCTTCATTGAATCTTGTTTTTACAGAAGAAGAAGGCTATGTAACCGCTGAACATGCTAAAAGCTGCAACCTTCATATCAAAAAATTAAGTGGCACTGAATTTAGAAAAATGCTTCGTAATGGAGAGGATATCCCAGAATGGTTTGCATTCAAAAGCGTGGTTGAAGTACTACGTAAAGCCTAA
- the isiD gene encoding protein IsiD, translating to MTQKNAVSKSTLGITQERLEAFDERSIAVLAKRLDQDDYASPFDGLSDWHWLRALAIHRPELTLPYLHLIDQEPFDED from the coding sequence ATGACTCAAAAGAATGCTGTCTCAAAATCAACTCTTGGCATTACTCAAGAGCGACTTGAAGCATTTGACGAAAGATCTATTGCAGTTCTTGCTAAACGTCTTGATCAAGATGATTATGCCAGCCCTTTTGATGGTTTAAGTGATTGGCATTGGTTAAGAGCACTTGCAATTCATCGTCCAGAATTAACTCTTCCTTATTTACATCTGATCGATCAGGAACCATTTGATGAAGACTAA
- a CDS encoding aspartate carbamoyltransferase catalytic subunit, with protein sequence MASWNHKHIIDLAAFSLEDYQNVLELANRFKALPKSGARKLPALQGRFIAILFFEPSTRTRTSFEIAAKRLSADVQTFSASTSSLTKGETPLDTALTYVAMGADTLVIRHSSSGVPEQIAKSLEKAGKKTAILNGGDGLHSHPSQALLDLFTLVNFFEPSKPDIKSIKGKRIAIVGDILHSRVARSNLWSLTGCGADVILCGPKSLLPNDFVDFVSSPPPGQLIDPIKNRGKVMISRSLKETLQQSDAVITLRLQKERMNQNLLTNLGSYHREYGISRRILQNFRKEIPVLHPGPVNRGIEISSELLDDQSICLTQEQVKNGIPIRMALLYLLMASK encoded by the coding sequence ATGGCTAGTTGGAACCATAAGCACATTATTGATCTGGCGGCATTCTCTTTGGAGGATTACCAAAATGTTCTAGAGCTTGCCAATCGCTTTAAAGCACTCCCAAAATCTGGCGCCAGAAAACTACCTGCCTTACAAGGTAGGTTCATTGCAATTTTATTTTTCGAGCCAAGTACAAGAACTCGCACCAGCTTTGAAATTGCTGCAAAACGTCTTTCAGCAGATGTCCAAACATTTTCTGCTTCAACTAGTTCTTTAACCAAAGGAGAAACACCACTTGATACCGCTCTGACATATGTCGCGATGGGGGCAGATACTCTTGTAATACGCCATAGTTCGTCTGGCGTACCAGAGCAAATTGCAAAATCTCTTGAAAAAGCTGGGAAAAAGACAGCAATTCTGAATGGAGGTGATGGACTACACAGCCATCCAAGTCAAGCATTGCTCGACTTATTTACATTGGTCAATTTTTTTGAACCAAGCAAACCTGATATAAAGTCAATTAAAGGTAAAAGAATTGCAATAGTTGGGGATATTCTTCACTCAAGAGTTGCCAGGTCTAATTTATGGAGCCTCACGGGATGTGGTGCTGATGTAATACTTTGTGGCCCTAAAAGCCTCCTACCTAATGATTTTGTTGATTTTGTATCTTCTCCACCACCAGGACAATTAATTGACCCAATTAAAAATCGAGGGAAAGTAATGATTTCCAGATCGTTAAAAGAAACATTGCAACAATCTGATGCTGTAATAACTCTAAGGCTTCAAAAAGAACGTATGAACCAAAATCTCCTTACTAACCTAGGTTCATATCACAGAGAATATGGAATATCACGTCGAATTCTTCAAAATTTTAGAAAGGAGATCCCTGTCTTGCACCCTGGTCCTGTAAATAGAGGAATAGAGATAAGCAGTGAACTTCTAGATGATCAATCAATTTGTTTAACTCAGGAGCAAGTTAAAAATGGAATTCCTATAAGGATGGCTCTTTTATATTTACTTATGGCATCAAAATAA
- a CDS encoding DUF565 domain-containing protein: MPKKYQSTALNKNITNALIILETWADNPWRRYSLLLIIFFGAFVFGSSVGMINAVLELMDLIGAFFTVLLLEFMVRLRQAWNRKNSSSILLQIIDSARIGLLYGLFMEGFKLL, translated from the coding sequence ATGCCTAAGAAATACCAGTCAACAGCCCTTAATAAAAATATTACCAATGCCTTAATTATTTTAGAGACTTGGGCAGACAATCCATGGAGGAGGTATTCATTGCTACTAATTATTTTCTTTGGAGCATTTGTATTTGGCAGCTCTGTTGGAATGATTAATGCAGTTTTAGAATTAATGGATCTTATTGGGGCATTCTTTACAGTTCTTCTTTTAGAGTTTATGGTTCGATTGAGACAAGCATGGAATAGAAAAAATAGTTCTTCAATTCTCCTTCAAATTATTGATAGCGCACGTATTGGACTTCTTTATGGATTATTTATGGAAGGATTCAAGCTTTTATAA
- a CDS encoding photosystem II manganese-stabilizing polypeptide has protein sequence MRFRPLLALVLAFCLTFIAAPSSVSASGERGNDKFANIVNTGKANDCPTISAGSGSISVDGGLTDICMHPTEVYVKVARSKRSKADFAPAKIISPRNNTTVEQVYGDMSGGTFKEKGGIDFQLITVLAPNGEEYPFVFSAKEMAVDFKGKSISPGTEASGTTFTPSYRTGDFLDPKSRAKDTGVEYAQGLVALGGDDEELAKENIKRDLSGEGVITLSIDSVDSDTEEFSGSFVAIQPSDNDLGSKEPVDVKIVGELYGRKA, from the coding sequence ATGAGATTTCGTCCTTTGCTAGCCCTGGTGCTTGCTTTCTGTCTCACTTTCATAGCTGCCCCTAGTAGTGTCTCCGCCTCCGGGGAAAGGGGTAATGACAAATTTGCCAACATTGTTAATACCGGCAAGGCTAATGATTGTCCAACTATCTCAGCTGGATCTGGATCAATTAGCGTTGATGGTGGTCTAACAGACATCTGCATGCATCCAACAGAGGTGTATGTGAAGGTTGCAAGATCAAAGCGATCAAAAGCTGATTTCGCACCTGCAAAAATAATTAGTCCTAGAAACAACACAACTGTTGAGCAGGTCTATGGAGATATGTCTGGCGGCACCTTTAAAGAAAAAGGTGGCATTGACTTCCAGTTAATAACAGTACTTGCCCCCAATGGCGAAGAATACCCTTTTGTCTTCTCGGCCAAAGAAATGGCAGTAGATTTCAAAGGTAAGTCTATTTCTCCTGGAACTGAAGCAAGTGGAACAACATTCACTCCAAGCTACAGAACAGGTGATTTCTTAGATCCAAAAAGCAGAGCAAAAGATACTGGTGTTGAATATGCACAAGGTCTAGTGGCTTTAGGTGGTGATGATGAAGAGCTTGCAAAAGAAAACATCAAAAGAGACCTATCTGGAGAAGGCGTTATTACTCTTTCAATAGATAGTGTTGACTCTGATACAGAAGAATTTTCTGGTTCCTTTGTTGCAATTCAACCATCAGATAATGACCTTGGTTCTAAAGAACCAGTAGACGTCAAAATCGTTGGAGAGCTCTATGGGCGTAAAGCTTAA
- the psbA gene encoding photosystem II q(b) protein, which produces MTTIRQQRSSLLKGWPQFCDWVTSTDNRIYVGWFGVLMIPCLLAAAICFVIAFIAAPPVDIDGIREPVAGSFLYGNNIISGAVVPSSNAIGLHFYPIWEAATVDEWLYNGGPYQLVVFHFLIGICGWMGRQWELSYRLGMRPWICVAYSAPVSAAFAVFLVYPFGQGSFSDGMPLGISGTFNFMFVFQAEHNILMHPFHMFGVAGMFGGSLFSAMHGSLVTSSLIRETTETESQNYGYKFGQEEETYNIVAAHGYFGRLIFQYASFNNSRSLHFFLAIFPVVCVWLTSMGICTMAFNLNGFNFNQSVVDAGGKVVPTWGDVLNRANLGMEVMHERNAHNFPLDLAAAESTSVALVAPAIG; this is translated from the coding sequence ATGACAACCATTAGGCAGCAGCGTTCATCGCTGCTAAAAGGTTGGCCACAATTCTGCGACTGGGTTACTTCCACAGACAACCGAATTTATGTTGGTTGGTTTGGTGTGTTGATGATCCCTTGCCTTCTTGCGGCTGCTATTTGTTTCGTAATCGCTTTTATTGCGGCACCTCCTGTCGATATCGATGGAATTCGTGAACCAGTAGCTGGTTCATTCCTATATGGAAACAACATCATCTCTGGTGCTGTTGTCCCCTCAAGTAATGCCATTGGCTTGCACTTCTACCCAATCTGGGAAGCTGCAACCGTTGATGAGTGGCTTTATAACGGCGGTCCTTACCAGCTCGTTGTTTTCCACTTCTTAATTGGTATTTGCGGTTGGATGGGACGTCAGTGGGAGCTTTCATACCGTTTAGGTATGCGCCCTTGGATCTGTGTTGCTTATTCAGCACCTGTTTCAGCTGCTTTCGCTGTCTTCCTTGTATACCCATTTGGTCAGGGATCTTTCTCTGATGGAATGCCTCTTGGAATTTCTGGAACCTTCAACTTCATGTTTGTGTTCCAGGCTGAGCACAACATCTTGATGCACCCATTCCATATGTTTGGTGTAGCAGGTATGTTCGGCGGCAGTTTGTTCTCTGCTATGCATGGTTCTTTGGTGACTTCTTCACTTATTCGTGAAACCACCGAGACAGAGTCTCAGAACTATGGATATAAGTTTGGTCAAGAGGAAGAGACTTATAACATCGTTGCAGCTCATGGCTACTTCGGTCGTTTGATCTTCCAATATGCCAGCTTTAACAACAGCCGTAGTCTTCACTTCTTCTTGGCTATTTTCCCTGTTGTTTGTGTTTGGTTGACTTCCATGGGTATATGCACCATGGCTTTCAATTTAAATGGATTCAACTTTAACCAATCTGTAGTTGATGCAGGTGGAAAGGTTGTTCCAACTTGGGGAGATGTTCTTAACCGTGCGAACCTAGGTATGGAAGTTATGCATGAGCGTAATGCTCATAACTTCCCTCTTGACCTAGCTGCTGCTGAGTCCACTTCTGTGGCTTTAGTTGCTCCAGCTATTGGTTAA
- a CDS encoding aspartoacylase encodes MSDLQVLLVAGTHGNEINASWLLDQWKKNPGLIKTHGLGFSTVIGNPLARQLCKRYIDRDLNRSFSKDLLNSSKIDDYEIKRAKELLDLYGSRAIEPCQIAIDFHSTTSSMGSSLVVYGRRPADLALAGLIQNRLGLPIYLHEGEKSQTGFLVESWPCGMVVEIGPVSQGVLHNKIINQTLIALQTFIDEIALAKSGKAKFPKNILVHRHLKSIDFPRDESGNQCGFIHSQIQGKDWIPINRETPLFEDTEGNTVKLSAENFQEDLIPVFINEAAYLEKGIAMSLTVRESWRFERNWYEDLKKIVIR; translated from the coding sequence ATGTCGGATCTTCAAGTTTTGTTGGTAGCTGGAACCCATGGGAATGAAATTAATGCGTCTTGGCTTTTAGATCAATGGAAAAAAAACCCAGGTTTAATAAAAACTCATGGTCTAGGCTTTTCTACGGTGATTGGTAATCCTCTAGCTAGACAATTGTGTAAAAGATATATAGATCGTGATTTAAATCGTAGCTTTTCTAAGGATTTACTTAATTCTTCAAAAATTGATGACTATGAGATAAAACGTGCAAAAGAACTTCTTGATTTATACGGATCCAGAGCAATTGAGCCATGCCAAATTGCAATTGACTTTCACAGTACAACTTCTTCGATGGGTTCTAGTTTGGTTGTTTATGGAAGGAGACCGGCTGACTTGGCTCTTGCTGGATTGATTCAAAACCGTCTTGGCCTTCCCATTTATTTACATGAGGGTGAAAAGTCTCAGACAGGTTTTTTGGTTGAGTCATGGCCTTGTGGGATGGTTGTAGAAATTGGTCCCGTCTCGCAAGGTGTTTTACACAATAAAATTATTAATCAGACATTGATTGCATTACAAACTTTCATTGATGAAATAGCACTTGCTAAGTCTGGGAAAGCAAAATTTCCTAAAAATATATTAGTTCATAGGCATTTAAAGAGTATAGATTTTCCAAGAGATGAGTCAGGTAATCAATGCGGGTTTATTCATTCACAAATACAAGGGAAAGACTGGATTCCGATTAATAGGGAAACTCCTTTATTTGAAGATACTGAAGGAAATACAGTAAAATTATCTGCAGAGAACTTTCAGGAAGATTTAATCCCAGTATTTATAAATGAAGCTGCATATTTGGAAAAAGGAATAGCAATGAGTTTAACGGTTAGAGAAAGTTGGAGATTTGAACGAAATTGGTACGAAGATTTGAAGAAAATTGTGATTCGATAA